The Coffea arabica cultivar ET-39 chromosome 3c, Coffea Arabica ET-39 HiFi, whole genome shotgun sequence genome contains a region encoding:
- the LOC113734547 gene encoding uncharacterized protein, protein MGSKAILLLCLLAAVLMIASEVTARDLAENTNAAEKSTEGLEESKYYGGGGGGGGGGRGCYGRGCGGGGGGGGGHCYGGHCGGGGGHCYGGHCGGGGGGHGCYHGCCGHGYGGCRCCTYAGEPKDAGYTEPETKPQN, encoded by the exons atgggtTCCAAGGCAATTCTCCTCCTATGCCTTTTGGCAGCAGTTCTGATGATTGCCTCAGAGGTGACAGCCAGGGATTTGGCCGAAAATA CCAATGCAGCAGAGAAGAGTACTGAAGGCCTGGAAGAATCCAAGTActatggtggtggtggtggtggtggtggtggtggacgCGGTTGTTATGGACGCggttgtggtggtggtggcggcggcggcggcggccaTTGTTATGGAGGCCATTGTGGTGGTGGCGGCGGCCATTGTTATGGAGGCCATTGTggtggcggcggcggcggccATGGTTGTTACCATGGTTGCTGTGGCCACGGCTATGGAGGCTGCAGATGCTGCACATATGCTGGTGAGCCAAAGGACGCTGGTTACACTGAGCCAGAAACCAAACCGCAAAACTAA